The Bernardetia litoralis DSM 6794 genome includes a window with the following:
- a CDS encoding YfhO family protein, translating into MKNFSFARLLPHLIAIAAFYLLTFVYFAPELLDDKSLRQSDMMQYQGMVQENSDYLKANGEPSMWNGRMFSGMPAYMTYPIFPYGALPIFEAVLRGGFAEQTGAHLLFLAMFCTYIMLLCFGTKPIWSAVGGAVFAFTTYNLILIEVGHVTKLWAIAYAALILGGMKLTFDKKYWLGFALTALGMALEVKASHYQITYYLGFICLIFGINELIFSVKNNQIPVFVKQAGFLIVAFVLGVGVNAGKILTTMEYSPYSTRGGTELTVDATNTNPNSQSQSNDGLSKDYAFSWSQGIGETFTLLVPYLYGGSSSEILEKDSETYNALRQSGQYSERQLEELPIPTYHGDQPFTAAPIYAGAVLCFLFVWGLVVLDNREKWWVLIAALFMMMLAWGQNFSSLNYFLFDTIPGFNKFRSVSMALALSILLMTVLAFETLSQKLENYFIKGNEKHDLIKEKTFLKNLFIAGGITAGTVILILLYSGNIDLNAASDSQLGQLVDFVHQDRLSMIRSSAFRSLFLIVLVVGAIYLYVKKTIPAMAAFAVIAILAVGDVFLIGKNYLPASKFEKGASQATMNPAPVDTEILKDKELGYRVMSLQNFQQETHTSYFHRSVGGYFAAKMQRYQDLLERPLGQEQGFIMSSLQGQKRPDFAQIQVLNMLNTRYITYGMQKEQMLFNPNAYGSAWFISKINQVNNPDEEMAALSNKEINLKEIAILDKSKFKVSKTEFQKDSTATIKLTKYDSKVLEYESNNANDGFAVLSEIYYPKGWTATIDGKEATIASVNYVLRGLEIPKGKHKIVFTFESDSYKTGALITQISSWLILLVVLVSLGMGIKNQLKS; encoded by the coding sequence ATGAAAAACTTTTCTTTTGCTCGCCTTTTACCTCATCTGATTGCTATTGCAGCTTTCTATCTACTTACCTTTGTTTATTTTGCTCCCGAATTATTGGATGATAAATCACTCAGACAAAGTGATATGATGCAATATCAAGGAATGGTACAAGAAAATTCGGATTACCTCAAAGCAAACGGAGAGCCTTCTATGTGGAATGGTCGTATGTTTTCGGGAATGCCTGCTTACATGACTTATCCAATTTTCCCCTATGGTGCATTGCCTATTTTTGAAGCTGTTTTGCGTGGAGGTTTTGCAGAGCAGACAGGAGCGCATCTTTTATTTTTGGCTATGTTCTGTACTTATATTATGCTTTTGTGTTTTGGTACAAAACCTATTTGGAGTGCTGTTGGAGGGGCTGTTTTTGCTTTTACAACTTATAATTTGATTTTGATAGAAGTTGGGCATGTTACCAAACTTTGGGCGATTGCTTATGCTGCACTTATTCTGGGTGGAATGAAACTGACTTTTGATAAAAAATATTGGTTAGGTTTTGCCCTGACAGCTTTAGGAATGGCTTTAGAGGTCAAAGCAAGTCATTATCAAATTACCTATTATTTAGGATTTATTTGTTTGATTTTTGGAATAAATGAACTTATTTTTTCTGTAAAAAATAATCAAATTCCTGTTTTTGTTAAGCAAGCAGGATTTTTAATTGTTGCTTTTGTGCTGGGGGTTGGTGTAAATGCAGGAAAGATTTTGACAACAATGGAATATAGTCCATACTCCACTCGTGGAGGAACAGAACTTACAGTTGATGCAACTAATACAAACCCAAATAGTCAATCTCAAAGTAATGATGGATTGAGTAAAGATTATGCTTTTAGTTGGAGTCAAGGCATTGGCGAAACATTTACTTTGCTTGTTCCTTATTTGTATGGTGGTTCATCTTCTGAGATTTTAGAAAAAGATTCTGAGACATATAATGCTTTAAGACAGTCAGGACAGTATTCAGAAAGACAACTTGAAGAATTGCCAATTCCAACCTATCATGGCGACCAACCTTTTACGGCTGCTCCTATTTATGCAGGTGCAGTTTTGTGTTTTTTGTTTGTTTGGGGATTGGTAGTGCTTGATAATCGTGAAAAATGGTGGGTTTTGATTGCTGCTCTTTTTATGATGATGCTTGCTTGGGGGCAAAATTTTTCTTCTCTCAATTATTTCTTATTTGATACTATTCCTGGTTTTAATAAATTCCGTTCGGTCTCAATGGCTCTTGCCTTATCAATTTTACTTATGACTGTTTTGGCTTTTGAAACATTGAGTCAAAAGCTAGAAAATTATTTTATAAAAGGAAATGAAAAACATGATTTAATTAAAGAAAAAACATTCCTTAAAAACCTTTTTATTGCTGGAGGAATTACAGCAGGAACAGTAATTTTGATTTTACTTTACTCTGGAAATATAGATTTGAATGCAGCTTCAGATTCTCAACTTGGACAGCTTGTCGATTTTGTTCATCAAGACCGTTTGTCGATGATTCGTTCTAGTGCCTTTCGTTCTTTATTTCTGATTGTTTTGGTAGTGGGTGCAATTTATTTATATGTAAAAAAGACAATTCCTGCTATGGCTGCTTTTGCTGTAATTGCGATTTTAGCTGTTGGAGATGTATTTTTGATAGGAAAAAATTATCTTCCAGCTTCAAAATTTGAAAAAGGAGCTTCTCAAGCCACTATGAACCCTGCACCAGTTGATACCGAAATTCTTAAAGATAAAGAGTTGGGTTATAGAGTTATGTCGCTTCAAAATTTCCAACAAGAAACACATACTTCGTATTTTCATCGTTCGGTGGGTGGTTATTTTGCTGCCAAAATGCAACGTTATCAAGATTTATTGGAACGACCTTTGGGGCAAGAACAAGGTTTTATTATGTCTTCACTTCAGGGACAAAAACGCCCAGATTTTGCTCAAATACAAGTTTTGAATATGCTTAATACCCGTTATATCACGTATGGAATGCAAAAAGAACAAATGCTTTTCAATCCAAATGCGTATGGTTCAGCTTGGTTTATTTCTAAAATTAATCAAGTAAATAATCCTGATGAAGAAATGGCTGCTTTATCAAATAAAGAAATTAATTTGAAAGAAATAGCTATTTTGGATAAATCAAAATTCAAAGTTTCAAAAACTGAATTTCAAAAAGATAGCACAGCAACGATAAAACTGACAAAATATGATTCGAAAGTGTTGGAATATGAAAGTAATAATGCAAATGATGGTTTTGCTGTTTTGTCAGAAATTTATTATCCAAAAGGCTGGACTGCAACGATTGATGGAAAAGAAGCAACTATTGCTTCTGTAAATTATGTTCTTCGTGGCTTAGAAATTCCGAAAGGCAAACATAAAATTGTATTTACTTTTGAATCAGATTCTTATAAAACAGGTGCATTGATTACTCAAATTTCTTCTTGGCTTATCTTGCTTGTTGTTTTGGTAAGTTTAGGAATGGGAATCAAAAACCAGTTAAAAAGTTAG
- a CDS encoding L,D-transpeptidase family protein, with protein sequence MDTKQSQLYFPDSSAREFLQKQLYLFYQKNNFQPIWYSATTVLPHTQSLMGYLKNSGSAGLNEDAYSLSDIDEIQNALLGTHGEYDLPKLMKIDVFTTAMALTYLNHTYAGRIKPNEVDSKENIWVEKYKPVDLVDELYSAIQNNRIDLIIERAEPQYELYEKLKIAREEYKRIVAEGGWEKINLEDFKKIKIDSTEEFNHHVLVPTIRNILNKTGDLQLAKNEVADTSQIYDNKLREAVMNFQERHTLERDGIVGMNLLKEMATSAEDRLTQIELNMERLRWLSDSLGDNYIIVNVPSYWMRLYDSGKRSFETKVMVGQSFHETPLFMDTMKYIVLSPKWHVPISIMTNELLPKLRRGGNYFSRNNFSIYQRTSDGIKEISPNAVNWNAVRNMGNYSIVQNAGASNALGRVKFIFPNANNIYMHDTPSTQFNKANRALSHGCIRLYEPEKLANYILKEKADTWTPEKIHKAMYSGDTKNVYLSRQWVVHIVYWTTWVDDTGKVHFAKDVYGYDKAQREILAKRDINLKNWMQKRTKEFENLKRKEIALR encoded by the coding sequence ATTGATACCAAACAAAGTCAGCTTTATTTTCCAGACTCCTCTGCAAGAGAATTTCTACAGAAGCAGCTTTATTTATTTTATCAAAAAAATAATTTTCAACCTATTTGGTATTCTGCCACTACCGTTTTACCTCACACACAATCTTTAATGGGTTATCTCAAAAATTCGGGTTCGGCAGGTCTGAATGAAGATGCCTATTCACTTAGTGATATAGATGAAATACAGAATGCGCTTTTGGGTACACATGGAGAATATGATTTGCCCAAACTCATGAAAATTGATGTCTTTACTACTGCAATGGCTCTTACTTATCTCAATCACACTTATGCAGGACGTATAAAACCCAATGAAGTAGATAGCAAAGAGAATATTTGGGTGGAAAAGTATAAACCTGTTGATTTAGTAGATGAACTTTATAGTGCAATTCAAAATAATAGGATTGACCTTATTATCGAAAGAGCTGAACCTCAATATGAATTGTACGAAAAACTAAAAATCGCAAGAGAAGAATATAAAAGAATAGTAGCAGAAGGTGGCTGGGAAAAAATTAATCTTGAAGATTTCAAAAAAATAAAAATAGATAGTACAGAAGAGTTTAATCATCATGTACTTGTGCCTACAATTCGAAATATTCTTAACAAAACAGGAGATTTACAACTTGCTAAAAATGAGGTAGCTGACACTTCTCAAATTTATGATAACAAACTTCGTGAAGCTGTCATGAATTTTCAAGAACGTCATACATTAGAAAGAGATGGGATAGTAGGAATGAATTTGCTTAAAGAAATGGCTACCTCAGCAGAAGACCGATTGACACAAATAGAGTTGAATATGGAGCGTTTACGTTGGTTAAGTGATTCATTAGGAGACAATTATATTATTGTTAATGTTCCTTCCTATTGGATGCGTTTGTATGATTCTGGCAAACGTAGTTTTGAAACTAAAGTAATGGTAGGGCAATCTTTTCATGAAACACCTCTATTTATGGACACCATGAAATATATTGTTCTGAGTCCAAAGTGGCATGTTCCTATCAGTATCATGACTAATGAATTATTACCAAAACTTCGTCGTGGAGGTAATTATTTTTCAAGAAATAATTTTAGTATTTATCAACGTACAAGCGATGGCATAAAAGAAATTAGTCCAAATGCTGTAAATTGGAATGCTGTCAGAAATATGGGTAATTATTCTATTGTCCAAAATGCTGGTGCATCAAACGCATTAGGTAGAGTAAAATTTATTTTTCCAAATGCAAATAATATATATATGCATGATACGCCTTCTACACAATTTAATAAAGCAAACAGAGCTTTAAGCCATGGTTGTATTCGTCTTTATGAACCTGAAAAATTGGCTAATTATATCCTAAAAGAAAAAGCTGACACTTGGACACCTGAAAAAATACACAAAGCTATGTATAGTGGAGATACCAAAAATGTATATTTAAGCAGACAATGGGTTGTTCATATTGTTTATTGGACAACTTGGGTAGATGATACTGGAAAAGTTCATTTTGCAAAAGATGTGTATGGCTATGATAAAGCTCAACGAGAAATATTAGCCAAACGTGATATCAACCTTAAAAATTGGATGCAAAAACGTACTAAGGAATTTGAAAACCTTAAAAGAAAAGAGATTGCCTTGAGATAA
- a CDS encoding GAF domain-containing protein, producing MQKRFSLNTLTGTLQFSYILVTIMLGLTLLLVVWRGNSLFQEHEDLYKTRSMKYHASELRNSLNHSFMLLQLYAQYDTIPHAEEIYYKTAIYIFDEALVNFNTVQTLSKGEKEAVLEIKPIINQLNTKYNHLKKFSEKGDPLRNYLRIDMTGLVIRLNTSIDKFIIDEKNTEIEVRETLNSKIIKNNYFAIPLFIIIILITYFLGQRALRKVLEGLKLMYNYTESLSQGKIPDSVTILPNEFGKTLVCIRQLSQGLEEVKDFAQEVGKRNFEKNIDSFPIDSQFGEALHQMKISLEEVAKTEQERNWQNQGVVEMGEVIRKHTEDMQVLCDELLSNLVKYIEAQQGAIFLPSHQEKTLILRSSYAYGRKKIVEKEVRSDEGILGEVFQDAERVFLTDIPNNYTQISAGLGNAKPNCVLVVPLAAQEKVLGVLEIASFKVLTEVEIRLVERTAEILAASISSVANAEKMKNLLEKSNYSAQQMSAQEEELRQNTEELMATREELERQLIEIQGKVDEKDHIFENSNQAFAFVDASGRFLGLNYSFTQLLEFSREELLGNPISKFIPDLRGLNKHAKRDSEKVMYHVYKATTRGKKEISVLANITRLEVNKEIMFMIGMANIPSENELRQDKKVKENNLN from the coding sequence ATGCAAAAACGTTTTTCACTCAACACACTTACAGGAACACTTCAATTTTCCTACATCTTAGTTACTATTATGTTAGGACTTACTCTTTTGCTTGTTGTTTGGAGAGGAAACTCTCTTTTTCAAGAGCATGAAGATTTGTATAAAACGAGAAGCATGAAGTATCATGCCAGCGAACTACGAAACTCGCTTAATCATTCATTTATGCTTTTGCAGTTGTATGCTCAATATGATACAATCCCACACGCTGAAGAAATTTATTATAAAACGGCTATCTATATTTTTGATGAAGCATTGGTAAATTTTAATACTGTACAAACACTTTCAAAAGGAGAAAAAGAAGCTGTATTGGAGATAAAACCAATAATAAATCAACTCAATACAAAGTATAACCACCTAAAAAAATTCTCTGAAAAAGGCGACCCACTCAGAAATTATCTTCGAATAGATATGACAGGGTTGGTTATACGCCTAAATACGAGCATAGATAAATTTATTATAGATGAAAAAAACACAGAAATTGAGGTTAGAGAAACCTTAAATAGTAAAATTATAAAAAATAATTACTTTGCAATTCCTCTTTTTATTATAATTATATTAATAACTTATTTTTTAGGACAAAGGGCTTTGCGAAAGGTTTTGGAAGGTCTTAAATTAATGTATAACTATACAGAATCTCTTTCTCAAGGGAAAATTCCAGATTCTGTTACTATATTACCCAATGAATTTGGAAAAACGCTTGTTTGTATTCGTCAGCTTTCACAAGGATTAGAAGAAGTGAAGGATTTTGCTCAAGAAGTAGGAAAACGAAATTTTGAGAAAAATATTGATAGTTTTCCAATAGATTCTCAATTTGGTGAGGCACTACATCAAATGAAAATTAGTTTAGAAGAAGTCGCCAAAACGGAGCAAGAAAGAAATTGGCAAAATCAAGGAGTTGTAGAAATGGGAGAGGTAATCAGAAAACATACTGAAGATATGCAAGTACTTTGTGATGAATTACTTTCTAATTTAGTAAAATATATAGAAGCACAACAAGGAGCAATTTTTCTTCCATCTCATCAAGAAAAAACACTTATTTTGCGCTCGTCTTACGCTTATGGACGTAAAAAAATTGTAGAAAAAGAAGTCAGAAGTGATGAAGGAATTTTAGGAGAAGTTTTTCAAGATGCTGAACGAGTATTTTTGACAGATATTCCAAATAATTATACTCAAATTAGTGCAGGTTTGGGAAATGCCAAGCCAAATTGTGTATTAGTTGTTCCATTAGCAGCGCAAGAAAAAGTATTAGGAGTATTAGAAATAGCTTCTTTTAAAGTTTTAACAGAAGTAGAAATTAGATTAGTTGAGCGTACTGCTGAAATTTTGGCTGCTTCAATTTCAAGTGTAGCAAATGCTGAAAAGATGAAAAATCTACTAGAAAAAAGTAATTACTCAGCACAGCAAATGAGCGCACAAGAAGAAGAACTTCGCCAAAATACAGAAGAACTAATGGCAACTAGAGAAGAACTAGAAAGACAACTCATTGAAATACAAGGGAAAGTAGATGAAAAAGACCATATTTTTGAAAATAGTAATCAAGCCTTTGCTTTTGTTGATGCTTCTGGACGATTTTTAGGGCTTAACTATTCCTTTACACAGCTTTTAGAATTTAGTAGGGAAGAATTATTGGGAAATCCAATCAGTAAATTTATTCCTGATTTGCGTGGGCTTAATAAGCATGCCAAAAGAGATAGCGAAAAAGTAATGTACCACGTTTATAAAGCAACTACAAGAGGCAAAAAAGAAATTTCTGTTTTGGCAAATATTACCCGTTTGGAAGTCAATAAGGAAATTATGTTTATGATTGGTATGGCAAATATTCCTTCTGAAAATGAGCTGCGACAAGATAAAAAAGTTAAAGAGAATAATTTAAACTGA
- a CDS encoding amidase — protein MMTKTITELSAIDILKGIKKNEFKISEVVEAHISKIDEINPALNAMAAPLYEQAREKAQKLDNKKEPNKEFPLLGLPVTIKDHVQVKGGISTFGLKGLKGNVNQTNSTIVQRLEDAGAIVLGNTNMAEFGGAYETDNLIYGRTNNPYDLNRTSGGSSGGESALISAQGSPLGIGTDAGGSIRVPAHYTGIVGIKPTRGRVPLTGILPETNGILSFLAYVSPMARYVDDVEFVYHQLIGNDGQDPRSITYPLESSEKIDIKKLKVAYYTGFEGIAEIDSDTSTIINNVVAALKKDTQSVEEINPIFLEKAYSTWLTLFAGGGGSAPTKFALEQFFNTTEYGIVLQKLFTEMDKPENIVSLGDFQMFLMQWDVIAKQLNGVFQQADVIVSPVAISAAPLHGTSYDSMSDFVYSQLHNLSGLPTLVVRCGTSKEGLPIGIQITANMFREDICFAVGKHLEEIFGGYKAPK, from the coding sequence ATGATGACAAAAACTATCACAGAATTATCTGCTATTGATATTTTAAAAGGTATAAAAAAAAATGAGTTCAAAATATCAGAAGTTGTAGAAGCTCATATTTCTAAAATAGACGAAATAAATCCTGCTTTAAATGCAATGGCTGCTCCTTTATACGAGCAAGCAAGAGAAAAAGCTCAAAAATTAGATAATAAAAAAGAACCCAATAAAGAATTTCCTTTATTGGGTTTACCAGTAACAATAAAAGACCATGTACAAGTAAAAGGAGGAATTTCTACATTTGGCTTGAAAGGTTTGAAGGGAAATGTAAATCAAACCAACTCTACCATTGTTCAGCGTTTGGAAGATGCTGGTGCTATTGTATTAGGAAATACAAATATGGCAGAGTTTGGTGGAGCTTACGAAACTGATAACTTAATTTATGGAAGAACAAATAATCCTTATGACCTAAATCGTACTTCTGGTGGAAGTAGTGGAGGAGAATCTGCTCTAATTTCTGCTCAAGGTTCGCCTTTAGGCATTGGAACAGATGCAGGTGGAAGTATTCGTGTTCCTGCTCATTATACAGGAATTGTGGGAATAAAACCTACTCGTGGACGTGTTCCTCTTACTGGAATTTTGCCCGAAACAAATGGAATACTGAGTTTTTTGGCTTATGTTTCTCCAATGGCTCGTTATGTAGATGATGTAGAATTTGTTTATCATCAACTGATTGGAAATGATGGACAAGACCCACGTTCTATCACTTATCCATTAGAATCAAGTGAAAAAATAGACATCAAAAAACTCAAAGTAGCTTATTATACAGGTTTTGAAGGAATTGCTGAGATTGATTCAGATACTTCTACAATAATAAATAATGTAGTTGCTGCCCTTAAAAAAGATACCCAGTCAGTAGAAGAAATCAATCCTATTTTTTTAGAAAAAGCATATTCTACTTGGCTCACACTTTTTGCTGGTGGGGGAGGAAGTGCGCCTACAAAATTTGCCTTAGAGCAGTTTTTTAATACAACAGAATACGGAATTGTATTACAAAAACTTTTTACTGAAATGGATAAACCTGAGAACATAGTTTCTTTAGGTGATTTTCAAATGTTTTTGATGCAATGGGATGTTATTGCAAAACAGCTTAATGGTGTTTTTCAACAAGCTGATGTAATTGTTTCGCCTGTTGCGATTAGTGCAGCTCCTTTACACGGAACAAGTTATGATTCGATGAGTGATTTTGTTTATAGCCAACTTCATAATCTTTCTGGTTTGCCTACTTTGGTAGTTCGTTGTGGCACTTCAAAAGAAGGTTTGCCTATCGGTATTCAGATTACAGCGAATATGTTTCGTGAAGATATTTGTTTTGCTGTTGGAAAGCATTTGGAAGAAATTTTTGGAGGTTATAAAGCTCCTAAGTAA
- a CDS encoding LTA synthase family protein produces MFKNYRLSFWLHLWVFWLMYFALHRVVFLIYNHSTFNEYTILEQLQSFWEAIHLDFSTAGYLMVIPTLLLIGYIFSVKSINRFNYLLIVLIGIISVTDTLLYHEWGYKLNAYALSFLAYPAQMMASITTSQLILAIVLEIGLIGFGIFLYKFTLKIGLNNPNEFEKFDFNKKTIYSVAYGFVSLLVAALTFLAIRGGVGLAPINQSSAYYSTHASLNHLATNTSWNLLFNLLKTRKANKQAGVKYFDEKTIQKNIQEIYKSNPKEQEKVLRYTRPNVVLVILESYTSDVIETLGGEKGIAPHFSKMTTEGLLFDHIYSTADRTDKGIVGVLSGYPTQKNSSIIKEPQKFEKLPALASVFKEKGYSTSAYYGGESEYANFKAYWHHSGYDKIIDQNQFEEKDKNSKWGAHDHIVFEKVIKDLNKQKAPFFTTVLTLSCHEPFETPIETPYDEAAKTETDKDKKEANLFRKAAYYADWSINKFIEEAKKQTWYDQTLFIFVADHGHRLPKLYKDTRQTEKYRIPLLFYGNAIAEEFLSTRNSRIGSQTDIPTTLLGQLGIDNTQFEWGKDLLNPSSKQFAFYCYDEGMTWITPNGSLRYTETTKTSQVKSSSEGIQKKTLLEELPFAKSYLQALLEDYAQK; encoded by the coding sequence ATGTTCAAGAATTATCGTCTTTCTTTTTGGTTGCATCTTTGGGTATTTTGGTTGATGTATTTTGCGCTTCATCGTGTTGTTTTTTTGATTTATAATCATTCCACTTTTAATGAATATACTATTTTAGAGCAATTACAGTCATTTTGGGAAGCTATTCATTTAGATTTTTCTACGGCTGGTTATTTAATGGTTATTCCAACACTTTTATTGATTGGATATATTTTTTCTGTTAAATCTATTAATAGATTTAATTATTTATTGATTGTTTTGATAGGAATAATTAGTGTTACAGATACATTACTTTATCACGAATGGGGTTACAAACTTAATGCTTATGCACTTTCATTTTTGGCATATCCTGCACAAATGATGGCATCTATTACAACTTCTCAATTAATTTTGGCTATTGTTTTGGAAATTGGTTTGATTGGTTTCGGGATTTTTCTTTATAAATTTACTTTAAAAATAGGACTAAATAATCCAAATGAATTTGAAAAATTTGATTTTAATAAAAAAACGATTTATTCAGTTGCTTATGGATTTGTTAGTCTTTTGGTAGCAGCCTTAACATTTTTGGCTATTCGTGGTGGAGTTGGGCTTGCTCCTATCAATCAAAGTTCGGCTTATTATTCTACTCATGCATCACTCAATCATTTGGCAACCAATACATCTTGGAATTTATTATTTAATCTTCTCAAAACAAGAAAAGCAAACAAACAAGCAGGTGTAAAGTATTTTGATGAAAAAACAATTCAAAAAAATATACAAGAAATTTATAAATCAAACCCAAAAGAACAAGAAAAAGTTCTTCGTTATACTCGCCCCAATGTGGTCTTGGTAATTTTGGAAAGTTATACTTCTGACGTAATAGAGACATTAGGAGGAGAAAAAGGAATTGCACCTCATTTCTCAAAAATGACAACAGAAGGATTATTATTTGACCATATTTATTCTACAGCTGACCGAACAGATAAAGGAATTGTAGGCGTTTTGAGTGGATACCCAACTCAAAAAAATTCATCTATTATTAAAGAGCCTCAAAAATTTGAAAAATTACCTGCTTTGGCTTCTGTTTTTAAAGAAAAGGGATATTCAACTTCTGCTTATTATGGGGGAGAATCTGAATATGCAAACTTTAAAGCCTATTGGCATCATTCGGGATATGATAAAATTATTGACCAAAATCAATTTGAAGAAAAAGACAAAAACTCCAAATGGGGCGCACACGACCATATTGTATTTGAAAAAGTAATAAAAGATTTAAACAAACAAAAAGCTCCATTCTTCACAACTGTGCTTACTCTGAGCTGTCATGAGCCATTCGAAACGCCTATTGAAACGCCTTACGATGAAGCTGCAAAAACAGAAACAGATAAAGATAAAAAAGAAGCAAATTTATTTAGAAAAGCTGCTTATTATGCTGATTGGAGTATAAATAAATTTATCGAAGAAGCTAAAAAACAAACTTGGTACGACCAAACACTATTTATTTTTGTAGCTGACCACGGACATCGTTTGCCAAAACTATATAAAGATACTCGCCAAACTGAAAAATACAGAATTCCTTTACTTTTTTATGGAAATGCTATTGCAGAAGAGTTTTTATCAACAAGAAATTCAAGAATTGGCTCTCAAACTGATATTCCAACAACTCTTTTAGGGCAGCTAGGAATAGATAATACACAATTTGAATGGGGAAAAGATTTATTAAACCCATCTTCAAAACAGTTTGCCTTCTATTGTTATGATGAAGGAATGACTTGGATTACTCCTAATGGTTCTTTGCGCTACACAGAAACTACAAAAACATCACAAGTCAAGTCAAGTTCAGAAGGAATACAAAAAAAGACTCTTTTAGAAGAATTACCTTTTGCAAAAAGTTATTTACAGGCTCTACTAGAGGATTACGCACAGAAATAA